The stretch of DNA GGCGGCCGGGGGAGAGTCCGGTGATGTCTGGAGATCGCTTGGGAATGAGGCGCGGTTTGGCAGTTATAGCTTTCGTTAAAATAAATAGAACTAAAGAATGAATGTTATAGGGCCGTATAAAGCCATTATATATAGAAGTTCAATGTAAAACTTTAGTTCAATCTATATTGAAGTATTTGTAATAATAGTGAATGCTCAAAAAAAGCCTCCACGGTTCACGCGTGGAGGCTTCTGGCTGTTACTTGAAGGTTAATTGCTTCCTTGATTAGAAATCAGAAGCGGATGATTGCTGCTTCGTATCCAGCGGCTTCAGCATTGCCTCGATTTGGGCCCGTTTGGATTCCAGGAATGGCGGCAGCGCTAAGGACTCTCCAAGGTGCATAATATCTTCATCGGTATCGAATCCAGGGCCATCTGTGGCCAGCTCGAACAGAATACCGTTCGGTTCCCGGAAATACAGCGAGCGGAAATAGAACCGGTCTACGAAGCCGGAATTGGGGAACTTGAACTTCCGTACCCGTTCAATCCATTGCTTCAGCTCTTCCTCGTTATCTACACGGAAAGCTACATGGTGCATGCCTCCGCGCCCGAGCCGCTCCTTGGGGAGATCATGCCGTTCTTCCAGGTGAATCTCCGTACCCGTCCCGCCTTGTCCGGTTTCGAACACCTGAATGTCAGGTTGTCCGGCAGCGGCGGAAGGGTAGGTACCTTTGCGGCGGAAGCCGAGCAATTCGGTCAGCACCAGCGCCGTTGGCTCCGCATTGCTGACCGTGAGCTTGACGGGACCTAAGCCTACAATGCCCTGCTCGGCGGGCACCGGACTGCGATCCCATGGGATGCCGCCCGGTACGCCCTCATCATGCTCGTCGGAGACGAGGATGAGGCGTTGTCCTTCAAAGTCCCGGAACGCCAATGTGGACCGGCCTGCCCGCTCGGCAATTGGCTCATGCTCGACATTGAACTCTTCAAAGCGGTTCTTCCAGTATTCAAGGGCGGCATCATTCGGAACGCGCAGGGAGATGGCAGAGATGCTCTCGTTCCCATCACGGTTCTGGCCCGCATTCGGGATCTCGAAGAAAGTAAGCTCTGTTCCGGGATTTCCCTTCACGTCTCCATAGAATAAATGGTAGACCGAAATATCATCCTGATTGACGGTCTTCTTAATGAGGCGCAGCCCTAACACTTTCGTATAGAATTCGAAATTGCCCGGTGCGTTAGCGGTAATAGCGGATACGTGGTGAATGCCTTTAAGTTCCATAATCTGCTCTCTCCTTTGATCACATTTAGATTCATGACGTCTGCTTACTAATTTCTATTGTATCTTCCTTAACAGAGCTAACAGCTGCTTCTTCTCCTCACGGCTCAGTGCGCTGAATTGCTCCGCCTGGAGCTGCTCCTGCTGCGGGGCACATGATGCCAATAGCTCTTGACCTTGCGGGGTGAGTGAGACATATTTCGTCTTCCACTCCTGATCGCGGCGCACCCAGCCCAGTTCCTCCATGCGGCTTAGCAGCTGGGTGATATTCCCCTTAGTCACGAGCAGCTTGTCAGCCAGCTCTTGCTGTGTAAGGCGCTTATTCGCGCCAATTTGGTTCAAAGCATCAAACTGAGCGGCGGATAGCTCCCACTGCTTCAGATGCTGGCTTGTACGGCGGATGCTTTGGTTATAAAAGCGCGAAAGGCGGAACCAAATCAGAGTCCCCAGCCGAACATCCGAGTGGGAAAGGGCTGCTTCAGAATGATCTTGCTCCTGGTTCACCGATGCTACCTCCTGCCATTTTTCAAATAGTCTGAGATTAACGTTGTTGAAATAACCTTGATGAACTCAGTTTATATCTAAACCGATAAAAAGTCAAGTAACTATACTTTTGTACGTTAACATTCAGTTAGCATTCTTCTGTTAGTATTTTATAGAAGATTCTGTATTGACTTAAAAAGCGGCGGAAAGCTATCACGGTTAACTGTATAGTAGGCAGTAGATCCATCGTATGAATGCTAGGATTTAATCAGACATCCTTCATGAGGGGAGAGCCACTGTAATGCTGTATTCCTTTTTGCTAACGATCTACAAAGTATTTCTGCCCATCTCGCTGCCGGTAGTTGGCGGAGCTCTCCTTAAGAGGTTCAAGAATGTGGATAATCGGCCACTTTCCGCTCTATCGCTCTATGTGCTCAGTCCTGCGCTTATTTTCGAGACATTGCTCAAAGCGCGCATCGAGGCGGAGGATGTCATGCAGACCGTGCTCTTCTGCTTGTGCAATTTGGTGGTGATGTGGGGGATTGCCGTCGCAGCTGGCCGCTGGCCGCTGGCTTAAGCTCAGCCAGGAGGAGAGAGCGGGGCTTACACTGGTCTCCATTTTTACGAACAGCGTGAATTATGGTCTACCGCTCGTCCTGCTGGCCTTCGGGCAGCTTGGGCTGGACAAGGCATCAGTCTATGTTATATTGCAGATGATTCTTGGCAACACATTGGGGATTTACTTTGCAGCCCGGTCGCATTTTACGATGGCGATGGCCGTCAAGCAGGTGCTAGGACAACCCGCCGTATATGCGGCTGTGCTCGCGGTGCTCGCAAGAGTGTTTGAGGTTAAGGTGCCTGAAGGAATTGCAGAAGGCCTCGACATGATGTCTGCCGCCTATGCTCCGGTTGCGCTTGGGATTTTTGGGAATGCAAATGGCAGGGGGAGCGAAGGAAGGAAGGGCCGGCAGTGCCAAGCGGGCGTTCGTGTCAGGGATGTTGATCCGGCTTCTGCTGTCCCCGGTCGCAGCTTGGCTGCTTCTTCTTATGCTGAATGTACACGGAACGCTGTTTGCGGTGATTCTCGTCTTGTCATCCATGCCGGCGGCGGAATGCGCTGATTATGGCTGAAGAATTCGGGGCAGCCCCGCAGCTGGTCTCCCGCGTTATTCTGTGGTCTACCGCAGCTTCTTTCCTTGTGCTGCCTGCGCTTACCTGGGATATTGCAGTTATGACGAACGGACGAACTGTAACGCTTAATTCTTACGCCTGCGGAAGGCTTGGTTCAGCACCTCGGAGAGGACAAGTCCGATCGCAATGGAGCCGGAGATAAGGAAGGCCTGGGCAGCGAGTTGTACGGCAGCATTGTAGTCGTTCTCGACGAACTTCCGCATCGCATCATAGGCCAGACCGCCGGGAACCAGCGGAATGATGCCTGCAACGCTGAAGATAATGACAGGCATTCGGTAGACCTTGGCTGACAGCTGGCTGACCACCCCGATCAGCAGTGTGGCGGCTACTGTAGAGAGCACTGTATCAAGGCGAGGGTCCAGGATATAGTAGACGATCCAGCCCAGCATGCCCGTTAGGCCGCACTGCAGAAGCGCGCGTCTGGGCGCATTGAAGATAATGCCGAAGGCCGCAGATGCGATAAAGCTGGTAACCAATTGTGCAATCATTAGACTTCCCGCCTTGTCTAGAAAAATGTAAATACTACGGCAATGCCCGCCCCAATCGCAAAGGCGGTTAGAAAGGCTTCAGCGCCTCGGGACAGCCCGGATACCAGGTGTCCGGCCATCAGATCCCTCACGGCGTTGGTAATGAGCAGGCCGGGCACCAGCGGCATCACGGAGCCAATAATGATCTTATCAAGCTCCTGACCGATGCCTGCCTGTACGAGCAAATAGGAGAGCAGCCCGACGAGGAAAGAGGCTGAGAATTCGGCGAAGAACTTGATTCTGACGAGATGCTGAAGCAGGATGACCGCTGCAAAGCCGATTCCTCCGCTGATTAGAGCCGGGGCAAAGTCAGCCCAGCTTCCCTTGAACATAATGGCAAAGCACCCGCTGGCTATGGAAGCCGCAGCAATTTGCAGCGGCACTGAATAGGCGTGCCGGGCGGTATCAATCTCCTGAAGCAGCGCGGAGGCTTTGGCCGCCGACAGCTTGCCCTCTCCAAGCTGCCTGGAGATCGCGTTCACTGCGGCCACCTTCTCCAGGTCCGTTGTCCGCTCTGCAATCCGTATCATCCGGGCCGACCCCGCATCCCCAGACTGAAAAATAATCCCCGTCGGAGTTACGTAGCTGTGGGAGACTGGCAGCCCCACGGAGGCGGCAATCCGGGACATTGTATCCTCTACTCGATAAGTCTCCGCTCCGCTTTGCAGCATAATCTTGCCCGCCAGAAGACAGATTCCGATCAATTCATCAAAACTTAGGGTAAGTTCTTTATCCAACTTCAGGTGCACTCCTTCAGGACAGCCAAGCCATCATCAGCATTGTCCGGATAATCGGATAGTTGATTCTGCGCTCAAAGCGCGAGAGATCTTTAAGCAAAATGCTTGGCCAAAGTAATCAGGCCCGTAATCGTTACTATATTCAGCAGGGTGGAGACCAGGACGGTCTGGGCTGCAAAATCAGGTTCATTGTTATATTCCTCGGCAAGGATGGATGTATTCACACCTGTAGGCATTCCCGAAGCGATCAGCAGAGCTTGAGCAGGAATACCCTTCAGCCCCAGCAGCAGAACAAGGCAAAGCCCGATTGCCGGCGCGATGAGCAGCCGAATAAGCACACTGTAGTAGACTTCAAGCCGGGTTAGCTGCAGCGGGTATTTGACGATCTGTGCCCCCAGCGTAAGCAAAGCAACTGCAACTAGCGAGTGATCGATATACAGCAGAGGCTTGGATACGAATTCCGGCAGCGGCACGTTTAGAGCGTGAAGAACGAGTCCCAGCACCAGACAGTAAGGCACAGGCATCTTGAGGAAGCCAATCAGGGCCTGCTTGCCGAATCCTTCCGCCTTGGCGCTTTGCACCGAAATCGTTCCATAGGTGAAGGTTAGCAGGCTTTGAAAGGACATGATCAGTGCCTGTACTGAAGCGGCAAGCGGGTCTCCTTTAAATACAAGATCATTAATAGGAAGTCCATAGTTTCCTGAATTGTCCAGAATCAAGCTGTTCGTGAAGGCGGCCTTCATACCTCGTTTGAATCCCAGAGGCTTGCTGACCGCCGCGCTGATTAAATAAAGAATGAACACATACACGGCATAGAACAGGGCGACCGTTCCAAGCAGTGACGGCGACATTTCCGCTTGATACATACTCATAAATACAGCCGCCGGGGTAATATAGTAGAAGTTTATTTTTGCCAGGGTGTAGAGATCGAGCCGAAAGGCACGCTGCATTAGCGCTCCGAACCCAATCAGCACAAAGATGGGCAAAATGATGTCAAGTAAGATCTGCAATAGCATGGAGGTTCATCTACTTTCTACACGAGTTGGCATGCTTCTGATGCGTAGAAGCACGATTGTTATTATATCATGCCAAAGATGACTGTCTAAGCCTAAAATTCAATACCATGCCCTAAGAAAATTAAGTAGAGGTTCAGTCTATTTCATAGTGTGTAAATAATGAAAGATTGGTATAGAATAGTAAAAAATTTGAATCGATTATTTCAAAACAAAGATAGTTTGGGAAAAAAATCACTAAAAGCAAAATAAATATCGACAATTTTGTTAACAAACATATCAAACGCTTTGTTTTCTGCTATCTTTAGAAGGTAAGGTTAATGGTTAATGCATTGTAGGAACGTCTGTACAATGTAAGGCGTTAACAGGCTGTTATCAAGGCTTAATAAGGGAGAGAGGAAAAGATGGATAAAAAACCAAGATCGCTTCGAACGCTGATCGCTGTGGTTATCACCGTGCTGACCCTCGGCGTGCTGATCTGGGGTACGTTCTTCACTGTGGATTACCTGGTTCTTGATCCGAAGGGGCCGATTGGTGAGAAGCAGAAGGACCTCATCATCATTTCAACACTGCTGTGCAGCATTGTGATCGTGCCGGTGCTTATTCTGACTGCAGTCATCGTATGGCGCTACCGCGATAAGCCTAAGCGTAAGGCTGCTTATGATCCGAACTGGCATCACAGCACGAAGCTGGAGACCATTTGGTGGGGAGTACCGATTGTTATTATTTTGGTGCTCGGTATTGTTACGGCCAAGTACACATATGCGCTTGAGCCTTCCAAACCGCTTGATCCGGAGCAGAAGCCGGTAACGGTTCAGGTTGTATCTCTGAACTGGAAATGGCTGTTCCTGTATCCGGAAGAGGGAATTGCAACGGTGAACACCTTGACGATTCCTAAGGATGTTCCGATCCGTTTTGAGATCACGGCGGATTCGCCGATGAACTCCTTCTGGATTCCGCAGCTCGGCGGACAGATTTATGCAATGAATGGCATGTCGATGACCCTGTATTTGAAGGCCGATGAAGTCGGCACTTACTTCGGGTCCGGTGCTAACTTTACTGGCGAGCAGTTCACCAAGATGCGCTTTGATGTGCATGCCAAGACTCAAAAGGATTATGATGCTTGGGTAGACAGTGTGAAGCAGAAGACTGACAAGACTTTGACAGCAGACGGCTACAATACGCTGGCTAAACCAGGCGTGATGGGTGAGGAAGAATACTCCTCCTTCCCTGAAGGCATCTACAACAAGATTGCGTTCAAATATGTAGTTGAAGGTGAAGGGCATCATCATGGCGGCGGTTCTGCCAAAGGCTCTTCCACAGAAGATCAAGATATGGACATGGACATGTCAGGGATGGATATGAGCCATGAATCCGATGCATCCACATCCCACGCAGGACATTGATAAGAGGAAAGGAGTAACCCCATGCTGGATACGATTAAAGACTTCGCGTCATGGTTCTTTGTTACGGGCGACCCGTTAATTTACGGCGCAGACGTAGCCATTACGCTGTCGGTCATCGCAATTGTCGGGGTGCTGACCTATTTCAAAAAATGGGGATGGCTCTGGAAAAACTGGCTGACTACGGTTGACCACAAAAAAATCGGCATTATGTACATTCTGGCATCGCTGCTTATGCTGTTCCGCGGCGGTGTAGACGCCATTATGATGCGGACGCAAATTGCGCTGCCGGATATTAAATTCCTTGAACCTGAACACTATAATCAAGTATTTACGACCCACGGCACGATTATGATCCTCTTCATGGCGATGCCGCTGATGTTCGGACTTTTCAATATTATTGTTCCGCTGCAAATCGGTGCACGGGATGTAGCCTTCCCGTTCCTGAATGCACTTAGCTTCTGGTTGTTCTTCGCAGGAGCGATGCTCTTCAATATGTCCTTCGTGATCGGCGGTTCGCCGGACGCAGGCTGGACCAGTTATCCGCCACTATCCGGACTGATGCATAATCCGGGTGTCGGGCAGAACTTCTATATTTGGGGCATACAGATTTCCGGTATCGGCTCGCTCGCGACAGGGATTAACTTCATGGTGACCCTGATCAAGATGCGTGCACCAGGAATGACATTGATGAAAATGCCAATGTTCTCTTGGTCAGTATTTGCAACTTGTATCATTATCATCCTGGCGTTCCCGATTCTGACGATGACGCTGGCCTTGCTGTTCCTGGACCGTTTTGGCGGCGCGCATTTCTTCACGCTCGACCTTGGCGGTAACCCGATGATGTATATCAACTTGTTTTGGATGTGGGGTCACCCTGAGGTATATATTGTCGTTCTGCCGGCTTTCGGTATTTTCTCCGAAGTCGTGGCGACTTTCTCACGCAAACGGATCTTTGGTTACAAATCTATGGTATTCGCGATGCTGGTCATCAGCGTGCTCTCATTCTTCACTTGGCTCCATCACTTCTTTACGATGGGATCAGGGGCGGACATCAATGTGTTCTTTGCAATCACGACAATGCTGATTGCCATACCGACAGGTGTTAAGATCTTTAACTGGCTGTTCACGATGTACCGTGGCCGGATCAAATTTGAGCTGCCGATGATGTGGACAATCGCGTTCATTCCTTGCTTCGTTGTCGGGGGGATGACCGGGGTGCTGCTGGCTGTAGCACCTGCTGACTTCCAGTTCCACAACAGTTACTTCTTGATTGCTCACTTCCACCAAGTGCTGATTGGCGGGGTTGTCTTCGGATACTTTGCTGGTATGTACTACTGGTGGCCTAAAATGTTTGGCTTCAAGCTTAACGATTACTGGGGTAAATGGGCATTCTGGTTCTGGAACATCGGTTTCTATGTTTGCTTCATGCCGCAATATGCTCTTGGTCTTGCGGGTATGACTCGCCGTATCAGCGAGTACTCTTGGGATACGGGCTGGGGACCGCTGAACCTGATCTCTACGATCGGTGCGTTCCTGATGGGCTTGGGCTTTATTTTCCAAGTGGTCCAAATTGCAACCAGCATCTTCAAGCATCAAAAAGACGTTACTGGAGACATCTGGGATGCACGCACGCTGGAATGGTCTACACCATCCCCGGCACCTGAGTATAACTTCGCCGTTATTCCTCATGTTCATGATGTGGATGACTGGTGGGAGACCAAACAGCGCCGTGCGAAGGGAATTCCAGAGGCACCGCAGCCGCAGCTGGAGCCAATCCATATGCCGAAGAACTCGGCGATTCCGATCATCATGTCGCTCTTCTGGTTTGTCGCAGGCTTCGGCTTTGTGTTCGGCTGGTGGTGGTTCTACGTTCCAGGTATGATTGGCGTTCTGCTCTGCATGCTGGCGCGTTCGTTCTCTTATAATACGGATTACTACATTCCTGTAGATGAAATTAAACGCACGGAAGCTGCAATAAGGGGGTCCGTATAATGGCACAATCGGCTGTAAATAAAGGGAATCACGGTGCCGGCCATGATCACGGTCATCACGACCCGAATGAACTCAAGGTACTTGGCTTCTGGTTCTTCCTGATTTCAGACGTTATTCTCTTCTCCGTCCTGTTCGCGACCTTTATCGTGCTGCGCAACAGCACGGCAGGTGGGCCTACCGGGGAAGAATTGTTCAATATGCCAGGAGTTATCGCAGAGACGTTTATCCTCCTGACATCCAGCTTTACCAGCGGTTTGGCGGTTCTAGCGATGAACCGCAACCAGAAGAAGCAACTGATTGGCTGGCTGATCGTCACAGCTATTCTGGGCGCCGCGTTTATTGGTCTTGAAATTTCCGAGTTTGTTGAAATGGTGCACGAAGGAGCCGCTTATACAACAAGCGCGTTCACATCGGCATTCTTCACACTGGTGGGGACTCACGGTCTTCACGTTTCTCTGGGTCTTCTGTGGATGATCGGACTGATGATTCAGATTGGTCGTCGGGGAATTACAGACACAACCCGCGGCAAGATCACAGTAATCAGCTTGTACTGGCACTTTCTTGACGTCATCTGGATCTTCCTGCTTACGGTTGTCTACTTGATGGGGGTGATGTAATATGGCACAGCATAATACAGAGTCCGGTTCTCATGATCACGGTCATGAATCACATGGTTCGCTGAAATCCTATGTCATTGGATTTGTGCTATCCATCATTCTAACCATCATTCCACTCGTTATCGTACTGAATGACTTGATGAACCGTACGGCTGCATTTGTGGTCATTATGGCTGCTGCAGTCCTGCAATTGTTCGTTCAGCTGTTCTTCTTCATGCATCTCCGCGAGACGGAGAAGCCTCGCTGGAACGTCATGGGACTGGTACTTGGCGTAGTCATTCTGGTTACGGTAGTAGCGGGATCGATTTGGATCATGGAATACAACAAAGTAGGATACTGAGTTAAAATTAGTTTTTTAGAAGCTGTTAAAAGGCGGTCTGCACTCTAGTGCGGGCCGCCTTTTTTACGTCCGACATTGCTTTGGGGAAATGTTTAAATTTGAGAAGATGAGGTTAGTATACAGTACGAGGCTATTCATGAATTCAGGCAGGTTAGCACCTTTATAATCGTTAAGGGAGTGATAAGGATGGCGGCTAAGGTATATCCTTTCAAGGATAAGAAGGGCGAGAGGGACAGGAACGGCCATTGGTTTGCTACAGTGCTGACAATCGCTTCATGGATTGTGCTTATCGTGGGTATTATCCTCTGTCTTGTCAGACTTTCGGATTTTAATGATGATAACATGTATTTGATGGGCGGAATCGGATGTATTGTGGCCAGTGTATTTATTTACTGTATAGGCGCTTTCATGCACGCTTCCCAGACCAAGCGCTACCAGCAAGCCACGGATGATGTAGCGGAGAAGAGGAAGCATTAACTATAGATGGCATAGCAGCCCTTTCGGGGGCTGTTTTTTTTGTTTTTAAGGGTGAAATAACATTAGAGGTCTTTCTTGCGCCACTCTACTTTCTTGCCAATCGTCTCTTCCACTTGGGCGGTGAGCAGCTGCAGAGTGTGATCCTCGTTATCGAAGTTGCCGGTTATACAACCTGAGCACAGCTGATGGGAATTCATAAGCACGATCCGGTAGCCGAACCTGCCTTCCAGCAAGGATTGTGCTCTCGTTATGGCTTGGGGAAAAGAGACAGCCCTGCGTGTGGAAGATTCAGAACAGATGTATAGTTCGCTGCGGATTTTGGCTGTATGTATTTCAGTGAATTGATTAAGGGGAATTTCCTGAAGTCCTCCGCTTTCCAGGATGGTAACCACCTTGTGGCTTCCTATATATATGCCCGCGATTTCGGCTAACCCTTCATGCCAAGTTGTAACAAGCAGAGAGCCTGGGGTAGGTTCGCTAGTCTTAAACAGTCGTCCAAACATTGCTTTCTCCCTCTGATTAAGTAAATAATTCCAGCATTTTACTAGAATTATAAAGGGGAAGATTAGGGATATCAACCTTGAGAAGACATTTAGAACCAAAGTATGAGAAAAGGCAGACTATAGGATTACCCCGTCTGCCTTGGCTTGTCTTATTTTGATTCTGTTTTAGTAGGTTCCTTGTACTCTGTGCCTTTGGTGTCAACCGTGACCTTTTTCATGACCGGAGGATTTTTGGCTAGCTCTCCATTTGTCGGAACACTGACGATCTCGTCTACGGTCTTCATACCTTCAACGACTTTACCGAAAGCAGCATACTGTCCATTTAGAGAATCCGCATCAGCGACCATAATGAAGAACTGGGAACCTGCAGAGTTCGGATCCTGGGC from Paenibacillus sp. CAA11 encodes:
- a CDS encoding ring-cleaving dioxygenase translates to MELKGIHHVSAITANAPGNFEFYTKVLGLRLIKKTVNQDDISVYHLFYGDVKGNPGTELTFFEIPNAGQNRDGNESISAISLRVPNDAALEYWKNRFEEFNVEHEPIAERAGRSTLAFRDFEGQRLILVSDEHDEGVPGGIPWDRSPVPAEQGIVGLGPVKLTVSNAEPTALVLTELLGFRRKGTYPSAAAGQPDIQVFETGQGGTGTEIHLEERHDLPKERLGRGGMHHVAFRVDNEEELKQWIERVRKFKFPNSGFVDRFYFRSLYFREPNGILFELATDGPGFDTDEDIMHLGESLALPPFLESKRAQIEAMLKPLDTKQQSSASDF
- a CDS encoding MarR family winged helix-turn-helix transcriptional regulator, with amino-acid sequence MNQEQDHSEAALSHSDVRLGTLIWFRLSRFYNQSIRRTSQHLKQWELSAAQFDALNQIGANKRLTQQELADKLLVTKGNITQLLSRMEELGWVRRDQEWKTKYVSLTPQGQELLASCAPQQEQLQAEQFSALSREEKKQLLALLRKIQ
- a CDS encoding threonine/serine exporter family protein; this translates as MIAQLVTSFIASAAFGIIFNAPRRALLQCGLTGMLGWIVYYILDPRLDTVLSTVAATLLIGVVSQLSAKVYRMPVIIFSVAGIIPLVPGGLAYDAMRKFVENDYNAAVQLAAQAFLISGSIAIGLVLSEVLNQAFRRRKN
- a CDS encoding threonine/serine exporter family protein encodes the protein MLQSGAETYRVEDTMSRIAASVGLPVSHSYVTPTGIIFQSGDAGSARMIRIAERTTDLEKVAAVNAISRQLGEGKLSAAKASALLQEIDTARHAYSVPLQIAAASIASGCFAIMFKGSWADFAPALISGGIGFAAVILLQHLVRIKFFAEFSASFLVGLLSYLLVQAGIGQELDKIIIGSVMPLVPGLLITNAVRDLMAGHLVSGLSRGAEAFLTAFAIGAGIAVVFTFF
- a CDS encoding AEC family transporter; translated protein: MLLQILLDIILPIFVLIGFGALMQRAFRLDLYTLAKINFYYITPAAVFMSMYQAEMSPSLLGTVALFYAVYVFILYLISAAVSKPLGFKRGMKAAFTNSLILDNSGNYGLPINDLVFKGDPLAASVQALIMSFQSLLTFTYGTISVQSAKAEGFGKQALIGFLKMPVPYCLVLGLVLHALNVPLPEFVSKPLLYIDHSLVAVALLTLGAQIVKYPLQLTRLEVYYSVLIRLLIAPAIGLCLVLLLGLKGIPAQALLIASGMPTGVNTSILAEEYNNEPDFAAQTVLVSTLLNIVTITGLITLAKHFA
- the cyoA gene encoding ubiquinol oxidase subunit II: MDKKPRSLRTLIAVVITVLTLGVLIWGTFFTVDYLVLDPKGPIGEKQKDLIIISTLLCSIVIVPVLILTAVIVWRYRDKPKRKAAYDPNWHHSTKLETIWWGVPIVIILVLGIVTAKYTYALEPSKPLDPEQKPVTVQVVSLNWKWLFLYPEEGIATVNTLTIPKDVPIRFEITADSPMNSFWIPQLGGQIYAMNGMSMTLYLKADEVGTYFGSGANFTGEQFTKMRFDVHAKTQKDYDAWVDSVKQKTDKTLTADGYNTLAKPGVMGEEEYSSFPEGIYNKIAFKYVVEGEGHHHGGGSAKGSSTEDQDMDMDMSGMDMSHESDASTSHAGH
- a CDS encoding cbb3-type cytochrome c oxidase subunit I; this encodes MLDTIKDFASWFFVTGDPLIYGADVAITLSVIAIVGVLTYFKKWGWLWKNWLTTVDHKKIGIMYILASLLMLFRGGVDAIMMRTQIALPDIKFLEPEHYNQVFTTHGTIMILFMAMPLMFGLFNIIVPLQIGARDVAFPFLNALSFWLFFAGAMLFNMSFVIGGSPDAGWTSYPPLSGLMHNPGVGQNFYIWGIQISGIGSLATGINFMVTLIKMRAPGMTLMKMPMFSWSVFATCIIIILAFPILTMTLALLFLDRFGGAHFFTLDLGGNPMMYINLFWMWGHPEVYIVVLPAFGIFSEVVATFSRKRIFGYKSMVFAMLVISVLSFFTWLHHFFTMGSGADINVFFAITTMLIAIPTGVKIFNWLFTMYRGRIKFELPMMWTIAFIPCFVVGGMTGVLLAVAPADFQFHNSYFLIAHFHQVLIGGVVFGYFAGMYYWWPKMFGFKLNDYWGKWAFWFWNIGFYVCFMPQYALGLAGMTRRISEYSWDTGWGPLNLISTIGAFLMGLGFIFQVVQIATSIFKHQKDVTGDIWDARTLEWSTPSPAPEYNFAVIPHVHDVDDWWETKQRRAKGIPEAPQPQLEPIHMPKNSAIPIIMSLFWFVAGFGFVFGWWWFYVPGMIGVLLCMLARSFSYNTDYYIPVDEIKRTEAAIRGSV
- the cyoC gene encoding cytochrome o ubiquinol oxidase subunit III, with product MAQSAVNKGNHGAGHDHGHHDPNELKVLGFWFFLISDVILFSVLFATFIVLRNSTAGGPTGEELFNMPGVIAETFILLTSSFTSGLAVLAMNRNQKKQLIGWLIVTAILGAAFIGLEISEFVEMVHEGAAYTTSAFTSAFFTLVGTHGLHVSLGLLWMIGLMIQIGRRGITDTTRGKITVISLYWHFLDVIWIFLLTVVYLMGVM
- the cyoD gene encoding cytochrome o ubiquinol oxidase subunit IV: MAQHNTESGSHDHGHESHGSLKSYVIGFVLSIILTIIPLVIVLNDLMNRTAAFVVIMAAAVLQLFVQLFFFMHLRETEKPRWNVMGLVLGVVILVTVVAGSIWIMEYNKVGY